From a region of the uncultured Draconibacterium sp. genome:
- a CDS encoding acetyl-CoA carboxylase biotin carboxyl carrier protein subunit — MKTKISKYIVSGTKRFRYNVSNYKIRKRKNRKINRTEDGLYAVNIENKAFSGSVIKKKQNKYQVEVNGNFYHFILEQEETAKRVKTIKQNAAKNKVYAITAPMPGKIKDIFVSQNTMVKKGEPLLILEAMKMQNQVLASKDAIVRELKIKEEQTVLSDQELIILESK; from the coding sequence ATGAAAACCAAGATATCAAAATACATTGTTTCAGGAACAAAAAGGTTTCGGTACAATGTATCGAACTATAAAATCAGGAAAAGAAAAAACCGTAAAATAAACCGAACTGAAGATGGCCTGTATGCTGTTAATATTGAGAATAAGGCTTTTTCAGGATCTGTGATTAAAAAGAAGCAGAACAAATACCAGGTTGAAGTAAACGGCAATTTTTATCATTTTATTCTGGAGCAGGAAGAAACAGCAAAGCGTGTAAAAACCATTAAACAAAATGCCGCCAAAAATAAAGTTTATGCGATAACGGCTCCTATGCCGGGAAAAATAAAAGATATCTTTGTAAGCCAAAACACAATGGTAAAAAAAGGTGAACCTCTGCTGATTTTAGAAGCAATGAAAATGCAAAATCAGGTTTTAGCGTCAAAAGATGCCATTGTTCGCGAACTAAAAATTAAGGAAGAACAAACCGTTTTAAGCGATCAGGAACTTATTATTCTCGAATCGAAATAA
- a CDS encoding biotin carboxylase N-terminal domain-containing protein produces MKKIKSILIANRGEIAIRIIKTAQKMGIKTYCFQTRQEANAIYLNWTDEIITLPESSASSSIFLNAEAIVKYAVDLKIDAIHPGYGFLSESPLLAELCEKSGITFIGPVAKNIAEMGDKNQARILAKRAGVPIVTGTKKPVSSLEECTNEIEKIGYPVILKALAGGGGKGMRVVKNQQELAMAYKMAVNEAKSAFGNAAMIIEKFIENPRHIEVQVLADKFGNAIHLFERECSIQRNHQKLLEEAPSVALDDNLREKITNDALNLTRLTNYSTLGTVEFLLDENGSYYFMEMNTRIQVEHPVTEAITGLDLVEWQIRTAIGEKLPFAQKDIHCNGAAIEFRVNAEDVQAGFTPNFGIIDEMNFPSYPGLRIDSGFVPGSVVPNAFDSLVAKLIVSGRNRKSVIEKSIQIMEHSRIDGIKTTIPFFKAILRDKDFVEGNFTTSFLEEMQTHIHREDFEEEAAAMIALQSYLNDLKKLNQETIKTETTTPWATKMWNKLF; encoded by the coding sequence ATGAAAAAAATTAAATCCATATTAATTGCCAATCGGGGCGAAATTGCCATTCGCATTATCAAAACTGCGCAAAAAATGGGGATAAAAACCTACTGTTTTCAAACCCGGCAAGAGGCAAATGCAATTTACCTGAACTGGACCGACGAAATAATTACACTACCCGAAAGTTCAGCTTCTTCGTCCATTTTTTTAAATGCCGAAGCCATTGTAAAATATGCTGTCGATTTAAAAATTGATGCCATTCATCCCGGTTATGGTTTTCTTTCTGAAAGCCCTTTGCTGGCTGAACTTTGCGAAAAGTCGGGGATAACATTCATTGGTCCGGTAGCGAAAAACATTGCTGAAATGGGAGATAAAAACCAGGCTCGTATTCTGGCAAAACGCGCCGGTGTTCCCATTGTTACCGGTACAAAAAAACCGGTTTCGTCGCTCGAAGAATGTACCAACGAGATTGAAAAAATAGGATACCCGGTTATTTTGAAAGCACTGGCCGGTGGCGGCGGAAAAGGAATGCGCGTGGTTAAAAACCAACAAGAGCTGGCAATGGCCTATAAAATGGCCGTAAACGAAGCGAAAAGTGCGTTTGGAAACGCAGCCATGATTATTGAAAAATTCATCGAAAATCCGCGTCATATCGAAGTACAGGTACTGGCCGATAAATTTGGAAACGCCATCCACCTTTTCGAGCGCGAATGTTCCATTCAACGCAATCACCAAAAACTTTTGGAAGAAGCACCTTCGGTGGCGCTCGACGACAATTTGCGAGAAAAAATAACCAACGATGCGCTTAATTTAACACGGCTAACCAACTACTCTACACTTGGTACTGTTGAGTTTTTACTGGACGAAAACGGTTCATACTACTTTATGGAAATGAATACGCGTATCCAGGTTGAACATCCGGTTACAGAAGCCATCACCGGCCTCGATTTGGTTGAATGGCAAATACGAACCGCGATTGGAGAAAAATTACCCTTTGCTCAGAAAGATATTCATTGTAACGGTGCGGCCATTGAATTCCGGGTCAACGCCGAAGATGTTCAGGCAGGATTCACCCCAAATTTCGGAATTATCGACGAAATGAATTTCCCTTCATATCCGGGTTTGAGAATTGATTCGGGTTTTGTTCCGGGATCGGTCGTTCCCAATGCTTTCGATTCGCTGGTCGCCAAATTAATTGTTTCAGGCCGCAATAGGAAATCCGTAATCGAAAAGTCGATTCAGATTATGGAACATTCGCGAATTGACGGAATAAAAACCACCATCCCGTTTTTTAAAGCAATTCTCCGTGATAAAGATTTTGTTGAAGGTAATTTTACCACTTCCTTTTTAGAGGAAATGCAAACACATATTCACCGGGAAGATTTTGAGGAAGAAGCGGCGGCGATGATTGCGTTGCAATCGTATTTGAATGACTTGAAAAAACTAAACCAGGAAACAATTAAAACGGAGACAACAACTCCCTGGGCTACAAAAATGTGGAATAAACTATTTTAA
- a CDS encoding acyl-CoA carboxylase subunit beta codes for MQEDYRKAFIRFSERNKQLEEQYGEEYFERQHKKGKLTAIERIEILFDEGTFEELDTFVRPANAEKSTAYGDGVIIGYGQINGRKVFVYAQDFNFMGGSLGAAHAAKIMKVQDMARKMGHPIIGLIDSGGARIQEGIASLAGYAGIFHRNIKSSGIIPQISVILGPAAGGAVYSPALTDFIFMTRHVSRMFVTGPEIVKEVLNEDVTFEQLGGADIHTSKSGVAHFVFDDEEHTLLGARKLLQYLPSNNIELPPFTNENTIAPAKPEKLRAIVPNETVVPYNMHDIIENIVDVDSFYEVAEPFAMNMITGFARLNKQVIGIVANQPKVLAGVLDVNSSVKAARFVRFCDAFNIPLLVLEDVPGFLPGTEQEHAGLIRHGAKLLYAFGEASVPKITVITRKAYGGAYIVMNSKNMGGDFNYAWPSAEVAVMGPEGAIKILKRKELASAENPEELKQHFISEYRETTANPYIADEYGFIDEVIDPAITRQKLISAFELLKNKNLEKMPRKHGNLPL; via the coding sequence ATGCAGGAAGATTATAGAAAAGCTTTTATTCGTTTTAGCGAACGCAATAAACAACTGGAAGAACAATATGGAGAAGAATACTTCGAGCGGCAACATAAGAAGGGAAAACTTACGGCCATAGAACGAATTGAAATACTTTTTGATGAAGGAACCTTCGAAGAACTCGACACCTTTGTACGACCTGCAAATGCCGAAAAATCGACAGCTTACGGCGATGGAGTAATCATTGGTTATGGCCAGATTAATGGTAGAAAAGTATTTGTTTACGCCCAGGATTTTAATTTTATGGGTGGTTCTTTGGGAGCAGCACACGCCGCCAAAATCATGAAAGTACAGGACATGGCCCGAAAAATGGGTCACCCAATAATTGGATTAATTGATTCGGGTGGCGCACGCATACAAGAAGGAATTGCCAGTTTAGCCGGTTATGCCGGAATATTTCACCGCAACATAAAATCCTCGGGTATTATCCCTCAAATTTCGGTAATCCTCGGTCCGGCAGCGGGTGGAGCAGTGTACTCGCCTGCCCTCACCGATTTTATTTTTATGACCCGGCATGTTTCGCGCATGTTTGTTACCGGCCCCGAAATTGTGAAAGAAGTACTAAATGAAGACGTTACTTTCGAACAATTGGGAGGTGCCGACATTCATACCAGTAAAAGCGGGGTTGCACACTTTGTTTTTGACGACGAAGAACATACCCTTCTTGGCGCACGAAAACTTTTGCAATACCTTCCTTCCAACAATATTGAACTGCCTCCATTTACCAACGAAAACACTATTGCTCCGGCAAAACCCGAAAAGCTCCGCGCCATTGTTCCCAACGAAACAGTGGTTCCTTACAACATGCACGATATTATTGAAAACATTGTGGACGTTGACAGTTTTTACGAAGTGGCAGAACCGTTTGCCATGAACATGATAACCGGCTTTGCCCGTTTAAACAAACAGGTTATTGGCATTGTTGCCAACCAACCCAAAGTTCTGGCCGGTGTTCTTGATGTAAACTCATCGGTTAAAGCCGCACGTTTTGTCCGCTTTTGCGATGCATTTAATATTCCTCTGCTGGTGTTGGAAGATGTTCCCGGATTTCTTCCCGGAACAGAACAGGAACACGCCGGATTAATTCGCCATGGTGCCAAATTGCTTTATGCTTTTGGCGAGGCTTCTGTACCAAAAATTACCGTTATTACGCGAAAAGCTTATGGCGGCGCCTACATTGTAATGAACAGCAAAAACATGGGCGGCGATTTTAACTATGCCTGGCCATCGGCAGAAGTGGCAGTTATGGGGCCTGAAGGAGCCATTAAAATCCTGAAAAGAAAGGAACTGGCAAGTGCTGAAAACCCAGAGGAATTGAAGCAACACTTTATTTCGGAATACCGCGAAACAACTGCCAATCCATACATTGCCGACGAATACGGGTTTATCGACGAAGTTATCGACCCCGCAATTACGCGCCAAAAACTCATTTCGGCTTTTGAGCTGCTGAAAAACAAAAACCTGGAAAAAATGCCACGGAAACACGGTAACCTTCCTCTTTAA